In Alphaproteobacteria bacterium, the DNA window TATCAGAACACTAATATCATAATTGAGATGAATCTATTTTTCATCACTCTTATTTTGGTGTCCTTTTTTTTGTTCATGGCTTTAGATTTCTTGAATTTGCCTGTGGATAACTCTCAATTATTTTGCGCAACTCATATATAATAAACATATAGTAGTTTCACTACATGTTTCATCTAATTTCAATGAATTTATCTAGAACATAGATGCTATGAATTATTTCTTCCTCCTAATTAATAAGTTTTAAATAGTACTAACTTATCTCATTGATCGCATCAGTTTTATCTAGCATTTTAACATTTATCCCAAAATTATCAATGTTCATTATTTTAGTAAATCCTGAACTGCTAATACTTTCAGAGTGGGATATTTCAATAAATGAGTCATATTCATTGAATATTACTGATCTAATTTCATCATGTGTATTTTTGTCTAATGATGATGAAAACTCATCTAAAAGTAATAAATCATATTCTTGTAACAATAGTCTAGCCAATGCAATTCTTGCATTCTGTCCACCAGAAAGATTTTCACCATTAATCCCAATATTAAAATCAAGTCCTTTTTCATTAACTACACCTAGCAATTTCACTTTTTGCAATACTAAATTTATAGCATCTTGAGGATACTCATGTCCTAATGTTATATTATTCACTATTGTATCATCAAACATAAATTGCATTTGAGAAAAATATCCTATTTTAAAACTTTTAGCTTTTGTTGTGTAATTCTCTGCATTTTCATTATCAAAAGTAACAGATCCAATATAATTTTTATTCAGCCCCATTAAGATACTTATTAATGAGCTTTTACCACTTCCAGACTCTCCTTTTAAAAGAATTTTATCTCCTTTATGTATTTGTAAACCTAAATTATCAAAAACCTTGTTCTCCCCATAACTTAAACTAATTGACTTAAGTTCTATAGGAAAAATATTATCAATTGTATTGTTCTGCTCATTATCTTGGTAAACTGAACTATTTAAAATAATATTAGATATATTTTCACGAATACCATATGTTGACTTTACACGATTATAGTGATTAATTCCATTAAGTAATGGAGAAATAATTCTGTCACTAGCTAGATAAACAGCCATTAACTGAGATAAGGATATTGAACCTTTTATTGTAAAATATCCACCAATCATTAAAGGTACAAATGTAAATATTCCTGAAGATAAATTTGCAATCCAACCAGAAACAAAAACCAACTTATTCATTACATAATTTGATTCTTCAACATCCTTTAACTTTCTAAGCAATTTCTTTAAAAACACTATCTCTCTATCAAATAATCTAATTACGAAATTACCATCTAAATTTTCTCTTAAAGTTTTTAGAAAGTCATTACTCATTGCTGACCATCTTTCCGTTGCCCTCTGAATTTTCCTCTCAAAACACTTAGGCACAATTAACGGAAATACAGAACTTATTATAAATAATGAACCTAGTTTGAAGTCTATTACTAAAACATATATTGCAGAAATTGCAGAGAAAATAACACAATAAACTAAACTCAAGTAAGAACTTATATAATGTGTTTCAAGTAGTTTAAAATCATTAACAATAAGACTGTACAATGAGTCATTATTAATTTCATAATTCCTAATAAATATTCCATCACTTAACTGTTTTTTCACTGAAAAATTAAACGAGGCTATTAGCTTTTGTCTATAAATCTGCCACAAAAACAATCCTGT includes these proteins:
- a CDS encoding ABC transporter ATP-binding protein/permease produces the protein MRKKSLIAEYGNRKLLVLNYFFMIVTALDGVVIPSIIASLIMAIEQGEVRQLYTNFILGILAYLIIRTGLFLWQIYRQKLIASFNFSVKKQLSDGIFIRNYEINNDSLYSLIVNDFKLLETHYISSYLSLVYCVIFSAISAIYVLVIDFKLGSLFIISSVFPLIVPKCFERKIQRATERWSAMSNDFLKTLRENLDGNFVIRLFDREIVFLKKLLRKLKDVEESNYVMNKLVFVSGWIANLSSGIFTFVPLMIGGYFTIKGSISLSQLMAVYLASDRIISPLLNGINHYNRVKSTYGIRENISNIILNSSVYQDNEQNNTIDNIFPIELKSISLSYGENKVFDNLGLQIHKGDKILLKGESGSGKSSLISILMGLNKNYIGSVTFDNENAENYTTKAKSFKIGYFSQMQFMFDDTIVNNITLGHEYPQDAINLVLQKVKLLGVVNEKGLDFNIGINGENLSGGQNARIALARLLLQEYDLLLLDEFSSSLDKNTHDEIRSVIFNEYDSFIEISHSESISSSGFTKIMNIDNFGINVKMLDKTDAINEIS